In the genome of Burkholderia sp. PAMC 26561, the window TACTGACCGCCGCCGCGAACGTGAAGTGCGGCATGGTGAAGACCGGGTGCGCCAGCGCGACGTGGAACTGGCTGAAATCGAGCAGGCCGAGGGTTCCGGCGGCGACGATGCCGACCACGAGCGTCGTCAGGATGGCGTAGCGGGGCGCGAGGCGCTTGACGATGAGATAGGTGAAGAACATTGCCAGCACGAGGGCTGTCTGGAACTGCGCGGCCCTGAAGATTTCGATGCCGATCTCGAACAGGATGCCCGCCAGCAAAGCCGCCGCGATGCCTGCAGGGATCTTGCGCATGAGGGTATCGAACCAGCCGGTCAGGCCGACAACCGTCAACAGGACCGCACAGACGATAAACGCGCCGATCGCATCCGCATAGGGCACGTTCGGCAGCGACGTCACGAGCAGTGCTGCGCCCGGCGTGGACCACGCAATCACGATCGGCGCGCGGAACTTGAGCGACAGGCCGATCGTGCACAGCGCCATGCCAATGGAGAGCGCCCAGATCCAGGAGGAAATCTGCGCATCGGATAAATGCGCGGCACGCCCGGCCTGGAACATCAGGACGAGGGAGCTGGTATAGCCGGTCATCATCGCGACAAATCCCGCGACCATGGCTGACAGCGACGAATCGGCGAATGGCCGCAAAGCCGTGGCGGACGGATTCATTTAAAGCCTCTCAGGGACGTTTCGCGCGGATCGTACGCGCCGAGAGGCTGAAAGGGCAGGGACAGTGTGAAAAGAAGTGGCCGTGCCACTTGGGACCCGATTTGATTTATTTGGAAAGCGCACGCATCGCGCTTTCAAGCCCGGCCAGCGTCAGGCCGTACATGCGACCGCCCAGGATCTGCCGGATGACCGATACCGATTGCCGGTATTCCCAAAGCCTTTCCGGTTCGGGATTGAGCCACGCGAAACGCGGAAACTGGTCGGCGAGGCGCCTGAGCCAGACCGCGCCGGCTTCGGCGTTGTTATATTCCACGGAACCGCCTGGTTGCATGACTTCGTATGGGCTCATGGTGGCATCGCCGACAAAGATCAGCTTGGTATCAGGCGAAAACTTGTGCAAAACGTCGAACGTGGCAGTTCGTTCGCCATGCCGGCGCTTGTTGTTCTTCCACAGATAATCGTAGACGCAATTATGGAAATAATAGAACTCGAGATGTTTGAACTCGGATTTCGCCGCCGAAAATAATTCTTCCACGCGCTTGATGTGATCGTCCATTGAACCGCCTACGTCAAGCAGCATCAGGACTTTCACATTGTTGTGGCGCTCCGGCACCATTTTCAGATCGAGCCAGCCGGCATTTGCGGCGGTACTGCGGATGGTATCGGGGAGATCGAGCTCATCGGCGGCGCCTTCGCGCGCAAACCGGCGCAGACGCCGTAACGCGACCTTGATATTGCGCGTACCGATTTCGACCTGGTCGTCGTAGTCCTTGTAAGCGCGCTCATCCCAGACCTTGACCGCACTCCGGTTTCCGGCGGAGTCGCCGTCAATGCGAATGCCTTCCGGATTGAATCCGCCATTGCCGAAGGGCGACGTGCCGCCCGAGCCGATCCATTTACTGCCGCCTTCGTGCCGTTCCCTTTGCTCTTCGAAAAGCTCTTTCAGGCGCTCCATCAGCTTGTCGATACCGCCGAGCGCCTCGATCTGCCGTTTCTCTTCGGGCGTGAAATCCCGGTCGAGCTTTTTCTTCAGCCAGTCGAGCGGGATGTCTAGCGCGGTTTCATCGAGTGCGGCAATGCCGTGGAAATACGTGCCGAAAGCCTGGTCGAATTTATCGAAGTATTTCTCGTCCTTGACCAGTGTCATGCGCGCAAGAAAATAAAACTCGTCGATAGACGGCCCGATCACCTGCGCCTTCAACGCTTCGAGCAAGGTCAGGTATTCCTTGACCGAAACCGGCAGCTTGGCGTTGCGCAACGAATAAAAGAAGTCGATCAGCATGACCGGCGTCCGCTCAACGGTTGTTGCGGTTCATGAACAGGAGCCGCTCGAAAAGGCTCAGGTCCTGTTCGTTTTTCAGCAACGCGCCATGCAGCGGCGGGATGATTTGCTTCTGATCGCTCGAGCGCAGCGCTTCGGGACCGATATCTTCCGCCAGCAGCAACTTCAGCCAGTCGAGCAGCTCGGACGTCGAGGGCTTCTTCTTGAGTCCTGACACGTTGCGCAACTCGAAGAAACTTTGCATGGCGGCCGCAACCAGTTCTTCCTTGATGCCCGGAAAATGCACTTCAACGATCTGCTTCATCGTCGTGGGTTCGGGGAACTTGA includes:
- a CDS encoding benzoate/H(+) symporter BenE family transporter; the protein is MNPSATALRPFADSSLSAMVAGFVAMMTGYTSSLVLMFQAGRAAHLSDAQISSWIWALSIGMALCTIGLSLKFRAPIVIAWSTPGAALLVTSLPNVPYADAIGAFIVCAVLLTVVGLTGWFDTLMRKIPAGIAAALLAGILFEIGIEIFRAAQFQTALVLAMFFTYLIVKRLAPRYAILTTLVVGIVAAGTLGLLDFSQFHVALAHPVFTMPHFTFAAAVSIGIPLFVVAMASQNVPGIAVLRADGYDTPSAPLIATTGIASLLLAPFGSHGINLAAITAAICTGPEAHENRSRRYMAAVWCGIFYLVAGIFGATIAALFGSLPKALVVSVAALALFGSIMSGLTNAMQDIRQREAALVTFMVTASGLTLFSIGSAFWGLVAGIVTQIVLNARRA
- a CDS encoding vWA domain-containing protein is translated as MLIDFFYSLRNAKLPVSVKEYLTLLEALKAQVIGPSIDEFYFLARMTLVKDEKYFDKFDQAFGTYFHGIAALDETALDIPLDWLKKKLDRDFTPEEKRQIEALGGIDKLMERLKELFEEQRERHEGGSKWIGSGGTSPFGNGGFNPEGIRIDGDSAGNRSAVKVWDERAYKDYDDQVEIGTRNIKVALRRLRRFAREGAADELDLPDTIRSTAANAGWLDLKMVPERHNNVKVLMLLDVGGSMDDHIKRVEELFSAAKSEFKHLEFYYFHNCVYDYLWKNNKRRHGERTATFDVLHKFSPDTKLIFVGDATMSPYEVMQPGGSVEYNNAEAGAVWLRRLADQFPRFAWLNPEPERLWEYRQSVSVIRQILGGRMYGLTLAGLESAMRALSK